One Blastopirellula marina genomic region harbors:
- a CDS encoding TadE/TadG family protein: MFRRSTSPDEEMSYVGSQRKRGIIVVLSAVLMIVMMAMLAFSIDVGYMYTMQSQLQRSVDAATLAGAGSLINGEDAATDAVHEYLVRNPVGTQWKEYDNQPIDKSVAHFMDNYSQGLTVNFGDWDSSTQDVVPSDRPASTVKVSMRYDNMPFFFGHLLGRDTFSVQANSAAAYQPRDIMVVLDLSGSMNDDSEFNAFNTLGVDHVTANQLQMYEELGSPIYGNLEFEPKWAVAKGPAPQIDSQAQVTVEYQYDTVVVNSTKSYDRIRVRRQNGDIITYYPSGTTGTYTPGGQVREVWAYSGKNADNSNQVHYFDFTRRDTFITALGLDTVNYPYSGNWDSYVNYCTSSSGQNKNAGFRYKFGYQNFIVYLLEQRSLHSQSTDMWKASAQPITALKSSVAMFVSFIQQANADDQMGLSMYNGPGGEGILESTLSDDFGFITAQANQRQAGYYHNYTNISGGMKVAREELDVRARPGAYKMIVLMTDGVANWYNGGVNSSAARDAVINEAHLAAEKGYVIVTISMGAGADTHLMQQVADITQGSHFNIPGGKTGDEYAEELTEVFQKIAGYRPLRLVQ; this comes from the coding sequence ATGTTTCGCCGATCGACTTCCCCCGACGAGGAAATGTCTTACGTAGGTTCCCAGCGAAAACGCGGCATTATCGTCGTGCTGTCCGCGGTACTCATGATTGTCATGATGGCGATGCTCGCTTTCAGCATCGACGTTGGCTACATGTACACCATGCAGTCGCAATTGCAACGTAGCGTCGATGCGGCCACGCTGGCAGGTGCCGGTTCGTTGATCAATGGCGAGGACGCAGCCACCGATGCCGTTCACGAATACCTCGTTCGCAACCCAGTTGGAACGCAGTGGAAAGAATACGATAACCAGCCCATTGATAAAAGTGTTGCCCACTTCATGGACAACTATTCTCAAGGGTTGACGGTCAACTTTGGCGACTGGGACAGTTCAACGCAAGACGTCGTTCCTTCGGATCGCCCGGCATCGACCGTCAAAGTCAGTATGCGGTACGACAACATGCCGTTCTTCTTCGGCCATTTGCTGGGTCGAGATACCTTCAGTGTCCAGGCGAACAGCGCTGCCGCCTATCAGCCTCGCGATATCATGGTTGTTCTGGATCTATCCGGGTCGATGAACGACGACAGTGAATTTAACGCGTTCAACACGTTAGGCGTCGATCACGTCACCGCCAATCAACTTCAAATGTACGAAGAACTCGGTTCCCCTATCTACGGGAACCTGGAGTTTGAACCGAAGTGGGCAGTCGCCAAAGGTCCGGCACCTCAGATCGACTCCCAAGCCCAGGTCACCGTCGAATACCAGTACGACACCGTCGTCGTCAACTCGACCAAGTCGTACGATCGGATTCGCGTTCGTCGACAGAATGGCGATATTATTACGTACTACCCCAGCGGTACCACCGGAACTTACACGCCGGGTGGCCAGGTTCGCGAAGTCTGGGCATATAGCGGCAAGAACGCCGACAACTCCAACCAGGTTCACTACTTCGACTTTACTCGCCGCGATACGTTTATCACCGCCCTCGGACTCGACACCGTCAACTATCCGTACAGCGGAAACTGGGACAGTTACGTCAACTACTGTACCTCCAGTAGTGGCCAGAACAAAAACGCCGGTTTCCGTTACAAGTTTGGCTACCAGAACTTCATCGTCTACTTGCTGGAACAACGATCGCTTCACAGTCAGTCCACCGATATGTGGAAGGCCAGTGCCCAGCCAATCACTGCTTTGAAATCTTCGGTGGCCATGTTCGTCAGCTTTATCCAACAGGCCAACGCCGACGACCAGATGGGGCTTTCGATGTACAACGGGCCGGGAGGCGAGGGTATTCTCGAGTCGACTCTCTCGGATGACTTCGGCTTTATCACGGCCCAGGCCAATCAACGTCAGGCCGGGTACTACCACAACTACACCAATATCTCTGGTGGTATGAAGGTGGCCCGCGAAGAACTGGACGTTCGAGCTCGGCCCGGTGCCTACAAGATGATCGTCTTAATGACCGACGGTGTGGCCAACTGGTACAACGGCGGGGTGAATAGCTCAGCCGCTCGTGATGCCGTGATCAACGAGGCTCACCTGGCTGCCGAAAAAGGTTACGTGATCGTCACCATCAGTATGGGAGCCGGTGCCGACACCCACCTCATGCAACAAGTGGCCGACATCACCCAAGGCTCACATTTCAACATTCCCGGTGGCAAGACTGGCGACGAGTATGCGGAAGAACTGACCGAAGTCTTCCAGAAAATCGCCGGATATCGCCCACTGCGATTGGTCCAGTAA
- a CDS encoding outer membrane protein assembly factor: protein MDRSGQLLKITLALSLVAGTFAGWNSASAQDWNSGSYGQQAAPNWNVQGRDTQGYPGSAQNWDSYDRTAYESSPGNPNQYRNGMPASGAPVGNYDPYQQYSTPVQPVQYQQGYPSPSNPETGMYSQDPSGYPYSSPPIPAPVTGPLNPYGYPPNNGRPLGGARIYDPPLGPDAIITPNPYYDPGRTADLTIRAEEAQTGRFQFGVGINSDAGVTGSIVIDERNFDWRRYPTRFDDVWNGRAWRGAGQGFRIEAMPGTQVQRYMVSFSEPYLFDTRVSLNLSGYFFNRIYRDWDEQRVGGRVGLGYRLTPDLSTAVSLRMEDVEISDPRVPGVPELDAVLGSNDLYTGSWSITHDTRDLAFAPTEGHLFEINLEQAFGEYNYSRAEVDFRQYFLLGERPDGSGRHTLGFSTRAGFSGADTPIFENFYAGGFSTLRGFDFRRVGPKSGDVFVGGPFRLLGSVEYTFPITADDMVKGVLFTDVGAVEESTKIVWDDFDVAPGFGLRISVPALGQAPIALDFAFPINHADTDQTQVFSFFVGAAR from the coding sequence GTGGACAGAAGCGGACAACTGCTGAAGATAACCCTCGCTCTGAGTCTCGTTGCTGGTACATTTGCCGGTTGGAACTCAGCTTCGGCTCAAGATTGGAATAGCGGAAGCTACGGGCAACAAGCGGCTCCCAACTGGAATGTGCAGGGACGCGATACACAGGGTTATCCAGGAAGCGCACAGAACTGGGATTCGTATGATCGCACAGCATACGAGTCTTCCCCCGGCAATCCAAACCAATACCGAAATGGCATGCCTGCCTCCGGTGCTCCGGTAGGCAATTACGATCCGTATCAGCAGTACTCAACACCGGTTCAACCGGTTCAGTACCAGCAGGGTTATCCTTCACCATCGAATCCTGAGACCGGCATGTATAGTCAGGATCCCTCAGGTTATCCCTACAGCAGCCCTCCGATTCCGGCCCCGGTTACCGGACCGTTGAATCCTTATGGCTATCCACCGAACAATGGTCGGCCACTGGGTGGTGCTCGTATCTATGATCCACCCCTTGGGCCGGATGCGATTATTACTCCGAACCCTTACTACGATCCAGGTCGTACAGCTGACCTGACCATTCGTGCTGAAGAAGCCCAAACCGGGCGATTCCAGTTTGGTGTGGGTATCAACTCCGATGCCGGTGTGACCGGTTCGATCGTGATCGACGAACGAAACTTCGACTGGCGACGCTACCCAACCCGTTTCGACGATGTTTGGAATGGCCGAGCATGGCGAGGGGCAGGGCAGGGGTTCCGTATCGAAGCCATGCCAGGTACCCAGGTTCAGCGTTACATGGTGAGCTTCAGCGAGCCGTATCTGTTTGATACCCGCGTCAGCTTGAACTTGAGTGGTTACTTCTTCAACCGCATCTATCGCGACTGGGACGAACAGCGTGTGGGTGGCCGAGTTGGTTTGGGTTACCGTCTGACGCCTGACCTTTCGACGGCCGTCAGCTTGCGTATGGAAGACGTCGAGATCAGCGATCCTCGCGTACCTGGCGTACCGGAACTCGACGCGGTACTTGGTAGCAACGATCTTTACACCGGAAGTTGGAGTATCACGCACGATACCCGCGACTTGGCTTTCGCTCCGACCGAAGGTCACTTGTTCGAGATCAACTTGGAACAAGCGTTCGGCGAGTACAACTACTCGCGGGCAGAAGTCGACTTCCGACAGTACTTCCTGCTGGGCGAACGCCCAGACGGTTCCGGGCGGCATACGTTGGGCTTTTCGACGCGGGCTGGTTTCTCCGGTGCCGATACGCCAATTTTCGAGAACTTCTACGCTGGTGGTTTCTCGACGCTGCGTGGTTTCGACTTCCGACGTGTTGGTCCGAAGTCGGGCGACGTATTTGTCGGTGGTCCGTTCCGCCTGTTGGGGTCGGTAGAATATACCTTCCCGATCACGGCCGACGACATGGTCAAAGGTGTGCTCTTCACTGACGTTGGTGCGGTCGAAGAATCGACCAAGATCGTGTGGGACGACTTCGACGTGGCCCCAGGTTTTGGTCTTCGCATCTCGGTGCCAGCACTTGGTCAGGCTCCGATCGCGTTGGACTTTGCCTTCCCAATCAACCACGCCGATACCGACCAGACGCAGGTCTTCAGCTTCTTCGTGGGTGCGGCTCGCTAG
- the rimI gene encoding ribosomal protein S18-alanine N-acetyltransferase, whose product MSQISQRTLPVHIRWMIRRDMQEVLDIESLSFEYAWSEEEFVKCLRERNCIGMVAEHEDRIAGYMIYEILNTRLHLLNLAVAPSMRRAGVGRQMIGKLVSKLTHRRRRQILLEVRETNLEAQKFFRSLDFKAISLLRDFYEDTTEDAYLMQYKQLESGGYTPVNRIARLAS is encoded by the coding sequence ATGAGTCAAATTAGTCAACGAACTCTACCTGTTCATATCCGTTGGATGATTCGACGTGATATGCAAGAGGTTCTCGATATTGAAAGCCTCAGTTTTGAATACGCCTGGAGCGAAGAAGAGTTCGTCAAATGCCTTCGTGAACGCAACTGCATTGGCATGGTTGCCGAACACGAAGACCGCATCGCCGGATACATGATTTACGAGATTCTCAACACGCGGCTTCATCTCTTGAATTTGGCCGTTGCCCCATCCATGCGTCGCGCCGGCGTTGGTCGCCAGATGATTGGCAAGCTGGTATCCAAGTTGACCCATCGTCGACGCCGACAGATCCTGCTGGAAGTTCGAGAAACGAACCTGGAAGCTCAGAAGTTTTTCCGCAGTCTCGATTTCAAAGCGATTTCGCTTCTGCGTGACTTCTACGAAGATACCACCGAAGACGCCTACCTGATGCAGTACAAGCAGCTTGAGTCCGGTGGTTACACTCCTGTCAATCGAATTGCCCGTCTGGCCAGCTAA
- a CDS encoding ATP-grasp domain-containing protein, with protein MVSRIGLIGASCRAMAASLVRSGVSVAAADLFADYDLQQIGEARALKSYPWSAPRWLRETDMDAWCYTGGMENYPRLIQRMAGEKRLLGNSATTLRLVRDPFLLADLAKANGFAFPETHRVYDPAFDPIHPQLSDQWLLKPFKSAGGLNMEMVSVLPALPHRFYVQRRMLGVPMSAVVLSMRDESWIVGTSRLLVGTDYGAPGPFVFAGAISTYPPNFEAIEPIAHAIYHEFGMKGLWGFDYLEADEPVLLEVNPRWTATMPLHERMRDDGLMKHHLQACLNQEVDLLPQYAVGVSGMRIIYAKRSLRVTEEMVERMDDAFAFRNPYSLLAPRIGDIPNPGTIIEQGHPVCTLYADGNGESLVEEALVASETQLDAIIYAEGSSSGGG; from the coding sequence ATGGTAAGTCGTATCGGATTGATTGGTGCCAGTTGCCGGGCAATGGCCGCATCTCTCGTCCGTAGCGGGGTTTCGGTTGCGGCCGCGGATCTGTTTGCGGACTATGATCTGCAGCAAATCGGTGAAGCCAGGGCACTGAAAAGCTATCCCTGGTCGGCCCCGCGGTGGCTGCGCGAAACTGACATGGATGCCTGGTGCTACACCGGAGGAATGGAGAACTATCCGCGGCTGATCCAGCGGATGGCTGGCGAAAAGCGTTTGCTGGGAAATTCAGCGACAACGCTTCGACTGGTTCGCGATCCGTTTTTGCTGGCGGACCTGGCGAAGGCAAATGGCTTTGCGTTTCCCGAAACGCATCGCGTTTACGATCCGGCATTCGATCCGATTCATCCGCAACTGAGCGACCAGTGGCTGCTCAAACCCTTCAAATCGGCAGGTGGTTTAAACATGGAAATGGTAAGTGTGCTGCCTGCACTGCCCCACCGATTCTATGTTCAGCGAAGGATGCTGGGCGTGCCGATGTCGGCGGTAGTTTTATCAATGCGAGATGAAAGTTGGATCGTGGGGACAAGTCGACTCTTGGTAGGAACTGACTATGGTGCACCGGGGCCGTTTGTCTTTGCTGGGGCAATCTCAACGTATCCGCCGAATTTTGAGGCTATCGAGCCTATCGCTCATGCGATTTACCATGAATTTGGGATGAAGGGGCTTTGGGGGTTCGACTATCTTGAGGCTGACGAGCCAGTTCTTTTAGAAGTAAACCCTCGCTGGACGGCGACAATGCCTCTGCACGAACGAATGCGCGACGATGGGTTGATGAAGCATCACCTTCAGGCTTGCTTAAACCAGGAGGTTGATCTTCTGCCGCAGTATGCTGTGGGGGTGAGCGGCATGCGCATCATCTATGCGAAACGGAGCCTGCGAGTCACCGAAGAGATGGTGGAACGCATGGATGATGCGTTTGCATTTCGTAATCCCTATTCGCTGCTTGCGCCTCGAATTGGTGACATCCCAAATCCAGGGACCATCATTGAGCAGGGTCATCCCGTCTGCACGCTGTATGCCGATGGCAATGGAGAATCGCTGGTGGAAGAAGCCCTTGTGGCAAGTGAAACGCAACTAGACGCAATCATCTATGCCGAGGGTTCATCTTCAGGCGGCGGTTGA
- a CDS encoding lysophospholipid acyltransferase family protein: MRVAYNSNLHFVPPNPDQELNVLLVLGLAASTFLVGITVLWLFARRTEYTIVQFLLDRTAFILLRFLWRTKAPNELPLSQDQGAVIIANHRSSVDPFFIHLAAKRRVRWFVAREFFGNWFFGWFLHETGAIPTRRGGIDNVSVREAVKLLHEGKWVGVLPEGRINTSDQFMMPVRPGAALLARKANVPILPVYIEGAPYHKTVTSPFFMSAHVSITVGKLIYPSEFQSDQAMIVAAVKAIAQLAGHSDYEPTLAGKNWKPTPEELAQNQPPPEDEPSA; this comes from the coding sequence ATGCGTGTCGCTTACAATTCCAATTTGCACTTTGTACCCCCTAATCCCGATCAAGAATTGAACGTTTTGTTGGTACTCGGCCTGGCAGCATCCACCTTTCTGGTGGGGATTACTGTCCTTTGGCTTTTTGCTCGCCGTACAGAATACACCATAGTCCAATTTCTATTAGATCGCACGGCTTTTATCTTATTGCGATTTCTTTGGCGAACTAAGGCCCCCAACGAACTTCCGCTCTCGCAAGATCAAGGTGCGGTGATCATTGCTAATCATCGCAGCAGCGTCGACCCATTCTTTATCCATTTGGCCGCCAAACGCCGTGTCCGCTGGTTTGTTGCCCGCGAATTCTTTGGCAACTGGTTCTTTGGCTGGTTCCTTCACGAAACAGGTGCCATCCCGACACGACGCGGGGGAATCGATAATGTGTCAGTCCGCGAGGCGGTGAAGCTTCTCCACGAGGGAAAATGGGTGGGCGTGCTACCAGAAGGTCGAATCAATACCTCAGACCAGTTCATGATGCCCGTTCGCCCTGGTGCCGCTCTGTTAGCTCGCAAAGCCAACGTCCCCATTCTGCCGGTGTACATCGAGGGGGCTCCCTATCACAAAACGGTTACCAGCCCCTTCTTCATGAGTGCCCATGTTTCCATTACCGTGGGCAAACTTATCTACCCGAGCGAGTTTCAATCGGACCAAGCCATGATCGTTGCCGCGGTGAAAGCGATTGCCCAACTTGCCGGTCACTCCGATTACGAGCCAACCCTTGCTGGTAAGAACTGGAAGCCGACCCCTGAAGAGTTAGCTCAGAATCAACCGCCGCCTGAAGATGAACCCTCGGCATAG
- a CDS encoding methylene-tetrahydromethanopterin dehydrogenase N-terminal domain-containing protein — protein MKNILLQLDTDIQPSTFDSVVAVDSGAEVMFRHGGVTPDQVAGLVHGLIFTRAPSKLNHSAIYVGGSNVDKAEALLAAVTKSFFGPMRVSVMMDGNGANTTAAAAVICGARHLELKGTQALVLGGTGPVGQRAARLLIRAGANVRLASRSLEKAQAAAEQIAADVQSGSPEPVATTDNASTAAALEGVQLLISAGAAGVTLVPQTIRENAKDLKVAIDLNAVPPLGIEGIGFQDKATENLGQICYGAIGVGGTKMAIHKAAIERLFSRNDLVLNAEEIFALGMELEG, from the coding sequence ATGAAAAACATCCTGCTCCAACTCGACACCGATATCCAGCCCAGCACGTTCGATTCGGTCGTCGCCGTCGATTCAGGTGCCGAGGTCATGTTTCGTCATGGTGGCGTTACTCCCGATCAGGTTGCAGGGCTGGTCCATGGTCTCATTTTCACAAGAGCACCCAGCAAGCTGAATCACTCGGCGATCTATGTCGGCGGATCGAATGTCGATAAGGCGGAAGCGCTGCTCGCTGCGGTGACCAAGAGCTTCTTTGGTCCCATGCGTGTGTCGGTGATGATGGACGGCAATGGAGCCAACACCACGGCCGCCGCCGCGGTGATCTGTGGCGCGCGGCATCTCGAATTGAAAGGAACCCAGGCGCTTGTCTTGGGCGGTACCGGCCCCGTGGGACAACGCGCCGCTCGACTCTTGATTCGGGCAGGGGCCAACGTTCGCCTCGCTTCCCGCTCGCTGGAAAAGGCCCAAGCAGCTGCCGAGCAAATTGCCGCGGACGTCCAGTCAGGTTCCCCTGAACCGGTCGCCACCACGGATAATGCCTCCACCGCCGCGGCCCTTGAGGGCGTTCAACTCCTGATCTCCGCCGGTGCGGCCGGGGTAACCCTGGTTCCCCAAACCATTCGCGAGAACGCGAAGGATCTGAAAGTCGCCATCGACTTGAACGCCGTTCCGCCGCTAGGTATCGAGGGGATCGGCTTCCAGGACAAAGCGACCGAGAATCTCGGTCAGATCTGCTACGGAGCCATTGGCGTTGGTGGCACCAAAATGGCCATCCACAAGGCGGCCATCGAGCGACTCTTCAGTCGCAACGATCTGGTTTTGAATGCCGAAGAGATCTTCGCATTGGGAATGGAACTTGAAGGTTAA
- a CDS encoding outer membrane protein assembly factor, whose product MQWIRHGLTSVVVLTTLSYLGLAGHQVAAQDIVPQLTAPSPITPNNPTRPLITGIRLQGNAQTDETRIRSMIKSRVGREFDPEQIQSDVRRLAASGLFRDVQILTDKSAEGIYVTFQFEERPRIAYIKFLGNESVRDKTLLKKSEMKLEGTLNKYVIEEARLKLEDYYHTRGHGKATVQVVEGLNPEDKGVAFMIHEGPLARIGSTTFVGNSIATDARLKTQIKSKPGWFYVLNGELDKTQVEQDVDGLTAYYRSLGFFKAQINRIIKYSDSGKWAYVTFVIDEGPRYEVRNISFVGQTRFDSEQLFSQIKMERGEYFDQKKMTADVRAISDLYGSQGYIHADVKAEPRFLETPGTLDLVYDIREGDQYRVGNINVEITGDFPHTKHAVILNRMSLQPGDIIDITKIRDDERRIKASQLFVNEPHRGVTPSITVAPPELSDVETQVAERGGSQTYRGQSPNPNYQPQAYPPQQYAGQPVGYQSAPPQQLPPQQAVPQMSRYSQPIYREAAAPSPPQPYPTSVYSSVPSN is encoded by the coding sequence ATGCAGTGGATACGCCACGGGCTAACGAGTGTCGTTGTCTTGACTACGCTCAGTTATCTCGGCTTAGCCGGACATCAGGTCGCAGCGCAAGACATTGTGCCGCAACTCACCGCTCCATCGCCGATTACGCCCAACAATCCGACTCGACCTTTGATCACCGGGATTCGTCTGCAGGGAAACGCCCAGACAGACGAGACGCGGATTCGTTCGATGATCAAGTCACGCGTTGGTCGTGAATTCGATCCGGAGCAGATTCAATCGGACGTCCGTCGCTTGGCCGCTTCGGGGCTGTTTCGCGACGTGCAGATTCTGACCGATAAGTCGGCTGAAGGTATCTACGTCACGTTTCAATTCGAGGAACGTCCGCGAATTGCCTACATCAAGTTTCTCGGCAATGAATCGGTGCGTGATAAGACGCTGCTGAAGAAATCAGAAATGAAGTTGGAAGGCACGCTCAACAAGTATGTCATCGAAGAAGCTCGCCTGAAGCTGGAAGACTATTACCATACCCGTGGGCATGGCAAAGCGACCGTGCAGGTCGTCGAAGGCTTGAATCCCGAAGACAAGGGTGTGGCGTTCATGATCCATGAAGGGCCGCTGGCTCGAATTGGCAGCACGACCTTCGTGGGCAATTCGATTGCGACCGATGCTCGCCTCAAGACACAAATCAAAAGCAAGCCAGGCTGGTTCTACGTGCTCAACGGCGAACTGGATAAGACCCAGGTCGAGCAGGACGTCGATGGCCTGACGGCCTACTATCGAAGCCTTGGGTTCTTCAAAGCTCAGATTAATCGCATCATCAAGTACAGCGACAGCGGCAAGTGGGCCTATGTCACGTTCGTCATCGACGAAGGTCCACGTTACGAAGTGCGAAACATTTCGTTCGTGGGGCAGACCCGGTTTGATTCCGAACAGCTCTTCTCGCAGATCAAGATGGAACGCGGCGAATATTTCGATCAAAAGAAGATGACCGCCGACGTGCGTGCGATTTCCGATCTGTACGGTTCGCAGGGTTACATTCACGCCGACGTGAAAGCGGAACCTCGCTTCCTGGAAACCCCAGGCACGTTAGACCTGGTGTATGACATCCGCGAAGGGGATCAGTATCGCGTTGGAAACATCAACGTCGAGATTACCGGCGACTTTCCTCACACGAAGCATGCTGTGATCTTGAATCGCATGTCGCTACAGCCAGGCGACATTATCGACATCACGAAGATTCGCGACGACGAACGCCGCATCAAGGCTTCGCAACTATTTGTCAATGAACCGCACCGCGGTGTGACCCCTTCGATTACCGTTGCTCCGCCCGAGCTGAGTGATGTCGAAACTCAGGTCGCCGAGCGAGGCGGTAGCCAGACGTATCGTGGTCAAAGCCCAAATCCAAACTATCAGCCGCAGGCCTATCCGCCACAGCAGTATGCTGGGCAACCTGTCGGCTATCAATCGGCCCCACCGCAGCAACTGCCTCCACAACAGGCCGTGCCGCAAATGAGCCGCTATTCGCAGCCTATTTATCGGGAAGCTGCCGCGCCTTCGCCGCCGCAGCCCTATCCTACTTCCGTTTATTCATCCGTGCCCAGCAACTAA
- a CDS encoding YfcE family phosphodiesterase: MQIGIVSDTHGHSRFAQSAAYMLETFSVEHVLHCGDIGSTGVVEIFSKWPTHYVYGNTDDSRTVLEEEIKACGGKYYGQVADIELAGRRIGMTHGDDPALLMRMIRSEEYDLVCSGHTHQVNVRQVGHTLVINPGALFRAVRHTIAIVDLMTMHHEIIEV, from the coding sequence GTGCAAATTGGAATTGTAAGCGACACGCATGGGCACAGCCGTTTTGCCCAGTCGGCCGCGTACATGTTGGAAACGTTCTCAGTAGAGCACGTTTTACATTGTGGTGATATCGGGAGTACGGGCGTTGTCGAGATTTTCTCGAAGTGGCCGACACACTACGTCTATGGCAACACGGATGATAGCCGCACTGTGCTGGAAGAAGAGATTAAAGCATGCGGCGGCAAGTATTACGGTCAGGTTGCCGATATCGAGCTTGCTGGTCGTCGGATTGGTATGACCCATGGCGACGATCCGGCACTGTTGATGCGAATGATCCGCAGTGAAGAGTATGACCTGGTTTGCTCAGGCCATACCCACCAGGTAAATGTTCGCCAGGTGGGGCACACGCTGGTTATTAACCCCGGAGCACTCTTTCGGGCTGTCCGACACACGATCGCCATCGTCGATCTCATGACAATGCATCACGAGATCATTGAAGTTTAG
- the fae gene encoding formaldehyde-activating enzyme — MSMYIGEALAGDGNEVAHIDLMIGSKDGPVGHAFASALVNQTAGHSNLLAVLTPNLAVKPATVTITKVTIKNSKQAVQMFGPAQAAVAKAVADAVEQGVIPKDQCEDLVIVCGVFIHWEAQDDKKIYDYNYEATLQSIKNAMAGKPTADEVIAGKEQAAHPFRGF, encoded by the coding sequence ATGTCGATGTATATCGGAGAAGCCCTCGCTGGCGATGGCAACGAAGTCGCGCATATCGATCTGATGATCGGTTCCAAGGACGGCCCTGTTGGCCACGCTTTTGCTTCGGCCCTGGTCAATCAAACCGCCGGTCACTCCAACCTGCTGGCTGTTTTGACCCCCAACCTGGCCGTTAAGCCTGCAACCGTGACCATCACCAAAGTCACCATCAAGAACTCGAAGCAAGCCGTCCAGATGTTCGGCCCAGCCCAGGCTGCCGTCGCTAAGGCCGTTGCCGACGCTGTCGAACAAGGCGTCATTCCGAAGGATCAATGCGAAGATCTCGTGATCGTGTGTGGTGTCTTCATCCACTGGGAAGCCCAGGACGATAAGAAGATCTACGACTACAACTACGAAGCGACTCTGCAGTCGATCAAGAATGCCATGGCTGGCAAGCCAACCGCCGACGAAGTCATCGCCGGTAAGGAACAAGCGGCTCACCCATTCCGCGGTTTCTAA